The following are encoded together in the Sphaerodactylus townsendi isolate TG3544 linkage group LG14, MPM_Stown_v2.3, whole genome shotgun sequence genome:
- the HSD11B2 gene encoding 11-beta-hydroxysteroid dehydrogenase type 2 isoform X2, which produces MAILLTVNSSETEQDSDAVWCDSGFGKEAASYLDSLGLKVYASVLDLNSPGAQELRQSCSSQLTLLEMDLTKPEDIQRTLHFIKAQSEKTGLWGLVNNAGFNDIIADADLTPVRNFRACMEVNFFGALEMTKGLLPLLRASQGRIVTVSSPAGTMPFPCLAAYGASKAALSLLMESFRCELAPWGVKVCVIFPGYFKTGSTCSPEYWKEKKHQLLEALPPDLLEEYGKEYVEEINKQFVVFMKRAVEDLSSVVNSIADGLLSPQPLVKYYPGSGLGLMYFIHHYLHHTVRDFLLRAFFINPRLPKALQLKH; this is translated from the exons GGTGTGATTCCGGCTTTGGAAAAGAGGCAGCGTCTTACCTCGACTCCCTGGGGCTTAAAGTCTATGCCAGCGTACTGGACTTGAACAGCCCGGGAGCCCAAGAACTGCGGCAGAGCTGTTCGTCCCAGCTGACCCTGCTGGAAATGGACCTGACCAAACCGGAGGACATCCAGAGAACCCTGCACTTTATCAAGGCTCAGTCTGAGAAGACAG GGCTTTGGGGTCTGGTGAATAACGCTGGATTCAATGATATCATTGCTGATGCTGATCTGACTCCAGTGCGCAACTTCCGTGCTTGCATGGAAGTGAACTTCTTTGGGGCCTTGGAGATGACCAAAGGACTGCTGCCCTTATTACGTGCATCACAAGGAAGGATAGTAACAGTCAGCAGCCCAGCAG GAACGATGCCATTTCCCTGCTTAGCTGCCTATGGGGCCTCCAAAGCTGCGCTTAGCCTCCTCATGGAATCCTTCCGGTGTGAACTTGCACCCTGGGGCGTCAAAGTGTGCGTCATCTTTCCTGGGTATTTTAAAACCG GAAGTACTTGTAGTCCCGAAtactggaaggaaaagaaacatcAGCTGCTCGAAGCGTTACCTCCTGACCTGCTGGAGGAGTACGGCAAAGAGTACGTTGAGGAGATCAACAAGCAGTTTGTCGTTTTCATGAAGAGGGCTGTGGAGGATCTCAGCTCAGTGGTGAACAGCATAGCCGATGGCCTCCTCTCCCCTCAGCCTCTGGTGAAATACTACCCCGGCAGTGGCCTCGGGCTGATGTACTTCATCCACCACTACTTGCATCACACTGTCCGTGACTTCTTACTGAGAGCTTTTTTCATTAACCCCCGGCTGCCCAAGGCCCTGCAGCTGAAGCACTGA